The Rhea pennata isolate bPtePen1 chromosome 7, bPtePen1.pri, whole genome shotgun sequence genome contains a region encoding:
- the RBP4 gene encoding LOW QUALITY PROTEIN: retinol-binding protein 4 (The sequence of the model RefSeq protein was modified relative to this genomic sequence to represent the inferred CDS: inserted 1 base in 1 codon) encodes MSRLSEMLAKTFKYDVCYHYQVEGGKEFGEEVEETSLHLVTGLSTLGKKDFGLVLDWKTTAEENWRKAFVSSAHLAAGWGQRPPAGITQRAVMMGPSPAEAISPPPCSPSNXDFVSQGIAKASELHKALPGWAARPLPPALGIWRGCRDWHCLDEMAHARRAPAWLLLLVLAFLGGSSAERDCRVSSFKVKENFDKNRYSGTWYAMAKKDPEGLFLQDNVVAQFTVDEKGQMSATAKGRVRLFNNWDVCADMIGSFTDTEDPAKFKMKYWGVASFLQKGNDDHWVVDTDYDTYALHYSCRQLNEDGTCADSYSFVFSRDPKGLPPEAQKIVRQRQVDLCLDRKYRVIVHNGFCS; translated from the exons ATGAGCAGGCTTTCAGAAATGCTAGCAAAAACCTTCAAGTATGATGTTTGCTACCATTATcaggtggagggagggaaggaatttggggaggaggtggaggaaaCAAGTCTGCACCTTGTAACTGGTTTGAGCACATTGGGCAAGAAGGACTTTGGACTGGTGCTGGATTGGAAAACGACAGCAGAG gaaaactggagaaaggcatTTGTTTCTAGCGCCCACTTGGCTGCAGGTTGGGGTCAAAGACCGCCTGCAGGGATTACGCAAAGGGCTGTTATGATGGGGCCCTCGCCTGCAGAAGCCATCAGcccacctccctgctccccctccA CTGACTTTGTATCCCAAGGGATTGCGAAAGCCTCAGAGCTACATAAAGCACTGCCTGGCTGGGCAGCCCGGCCACTACCACCAGCACTTGGGAtctggaggggctgcagggactGGCACTGTCT GGACGAGATGGCCCACGCGAGGAGAGCTCCggcctggctgctgcttctggtgCTGGCCTTCCTGGGTGGTAGCTCAGCAGAACGGGACTGCCGAGTGAGCAGCTTCAAAGTCAAGGAGAACTTCGACAAGAACAGG TATAGTGGTACCTGGTATGCCATGGCAAAGAAAGATCCTGAGGGGCTGTTTCTGCAGGACAATGTGGTGGCCCAGTTTACAGTAGATGAGAAGGGACAGATGAGTGCCACTGCAAAGGGCAGAGTCAGACTCTTTAA TAACTGGGATGTCTGTGCAGACATGATTGGCTCTTTCACTGACACAGAGGATCCTGCCAAGTTCAAGATGAAGTACTGGGGTGttgcttcttttctgcagaaaggaa ATGATGATCACTGGGTAGTGGACACAGATTACGATACTTATGCTCTTCACTACTCCTGCCGACAACTAAATGAAGATGGTACCTGTGCTGATAGCTATTCCTTTGTGTTCTCCCGGGACCCCAAGGGATTGCCCCCAGAGGCACAGAAAATTGTCAGACAAAGGCAGGTAGACCTTTGCTTGGacagaaaatacagagttaTCGTTCATAATG gATTCTGCTCTTAA